From one bacterium genomic stretch:
- a CDS encoding MBL fold metallo-hydrolase translates to MTPTRGTPWLLSEIGFAPGPPRYLAPEGAKTRAVVLGSGGVTPNPHRHGPGAAVIVNDTTYLIDAGEGIWRGLAWAAASHPELIAEHLAPYRLTSLFLTHLHSDHTIGLPAVWLMPWAYGREVPLEVYGPVGTRSLMEHLEEAYQADLQERTFGPGADKRKIDAHKTVTHEIEDSGMIYEDGNVKIEAFHHKHGNFEQNFAYRFTSEDRVIAWSGDGRVEGQLDKAAQDADLFFCELSTEDMIANANWGGETVEEKAKTIWSYHIRPRELADFATEMNVKQLVTMHERNYTDPYEPDALMKEFKRHYSGPVHSARDGDVF, encoded by the coding sequence TCAGTGAGATCGGGTTTGCGCCAGGACCACCTCGCTACCTGGCGCCTGAAGGGGCAAAGACACGTGCAGTTGTCCTGGGATCCGGAGGAGTTACGCCGAACCCGCATCGACACGGCCCTGGAGCGGCGGTCATCGTCAACGACACGACTTACCTGATCGACGCCGGCGAAGGGATATGGCGCGGCCTTGCCTGGGCTGCGGCGTCTCATCCTGAGCTGATCGCCGAACACCTGGCCCCGTACAGGCTCACCAGCCTCTTCCTGACCCATCTGCATTCCGACCACACGATCGGACTACCGGCTGTGTGGCTGATGCCCTGGGCCTATGGGCGAGAGGTTCCGCTGGAGGTATATGGACCGGTCGGCACACGGAGCCTGATGGAGCACCTGGAAGAGGCTTATCAGGCAGACTTGCAGGAACGTACGTTCGGGCCAGGGGCTGACAAGAGGAAGATCGATGCGCATAAGACGGTAACGCATGAGATCGAGGACTCGGGCATGATCTATGAAGATGGAAACGTGAAGATCGAAGCATTCCACCATAAGCACGGTAATTTCGAACAGAACTTTGCCTATCGCTTCACATCCGAGGATCGAGTGATTGCTTGGTCAGGAGACGGCCGGGTAGAGGGTCAGCTTGACAAAGCAGCCCAGGATGCAGACCTATTCTTCTGCGAGCTCTCCACCGAAGACATGATTGCGAACGCCAACTGGGGCGGCGAGACCGTCGAAGAAAAGGCGAAGACGATCTGGTCATACCACATTCGGCCCAGGGAGTTGGCGGATTTCGCGACCGAAATGAACGTCAAGCAGCTCGTGACGATGCATGAGCGAAACTATACGGACCCATATGAACCCGACGCCTTAATGAAGGAATTCAAGCGCCATTATTCGGGCCCTGTACATTCGGCACGCGATGGCGATGTGTTCTAG